One window of the Hypanus sabinus isolate sHypSab1 chromosome 13, sHypSab1.hap1, whole genome shotgun sequence genome contains the following:
- the lyrm5a gene encoding LYR motif-containing protein 5A, with the protein MNMANPLRSEVIKLYKNLLYLGKEYPKGADYFRDHLKKTFMKNKDVTDPEKIKELIARGQFVIKELEALYYLRKYRAMKQRYEENTD; encoded by the exons ATGAACATGGCAAATCCTCTAAGAAGTGAAGTAATAAAGCTGTACAAAAAT TTGCTGTACCTTGGCAAAGAATACCCAAAAGGAGCAGATTACTTCAGGGATCATCTTAAGAAGACTTTCATGAAAAACAAAGATGTTACAGATCCTGAGAAAATTAAGGAACTAATAGCAAGGGGGCAGTTTGTGAtaaaggaacttgaagctttgtATTATCTTAGGAAGTACAGAGCAATGAAACAACGCTATGAAGAGAATACTGACTGA